One stretch of Brevibacillus laterosporus DNA includes these proteins:
- a CDS encoding Nif3-like dinuclear metal center hexameric protein: MLANGQTIIQLVERLAPKSLAMEWDKIGLQVGTLQKPVQKVLTALDVNEEVVDEAIQKGVSLIIAHHPVIFRPLKHLRTDLPAGRLLAKLLAHDIAVYSMHTNLDVADGGLNDWLAEELELQQPEILDVTYQDEFKKLVTFVPKSHSEQVFQAMVKAGAGHIGQYSHCSFQTEGTGTFLPLEGTTPFIGEQGKVEYAEEIRIETVLISSQQTAVIKAMKAAHPYEEVTYDIYPLDLSPRTLGLGRIGKLTEPMTLEAYAQFVKMKLGLEGVRIVGPKDRIVKKVAVLGGSGGSYLLKAAFRGADVMVTGDVGYHEAQDAFVEGLSIIDAGHNIEKIMKPRLASFLQEKLQENKYTTEVIASEIHTDPFQYL, encoded by the coding sequence ATGCTTGCAAACGGACAAACCATCATACAATTAGTGGAGAGACTAGCACCAAAATCTTTGGCGATGGAATGGGATAAAATCGGATTGCAAGTAGGGACACTACAAAAGCCTGTTCAGAAAGTGTTGACAGCTTTGGATGTAAATGAAGAGGTGGTTGATGAAGCAATTCAAAAAGGTGTTTCGCTCATAATTGCTCACCATCCTGTGATATTTCGGCCCTTAAAACATCTACGTACTGATTTGCCAGCAGGACGCCTATTAGCAAAGCTACTTGCCCATGATATTGCTGTCTATAGCATGCACACCAATTTGGATGTCGCTGATGGAGGCTTGAATGATTGGCTTGCAGAGGAACTAGAATTACAGCAACCCGAAATTCTTGATGTAACGTATCAGGATGAGTTTAAAAAGCTAGTAACCTTTGTACCTAAATCGCATAGTGAACAGGTTTTTCAAGCGATGGTCAAAGCAGGTGCTGGTCATATTGGTCAGTATAGTCATTGTAGCTTCCAGACGGAGGGAACAGGAACGTTTTTACCACTTGAAGGCACGACTCCATTTATTGGTGAGCAAGGGAAAGTGGAGTATGCGGAAGAGATACGAATTGAAACCGTTCTAATAAGCAGTCAACAAACGGCTGTGATTAAGGCAATGAAAGCGGCGCATCCGTATGAGGAGGTAACTTATGATATCTATCCTCTTGATCTGTCTCCTCGCACGCTTGGGCTAGGGAGGATTGGTAAACTAACAGAACCTATGACTTTGGAGGCGTATGCTCAATTTGTAAAAATGAAGCTAGGGCTGGAAGGGGTTCGCATCGTTGGTCCTAAGGATCGCATAGTGAAGAAGGTGGCTGTACTTGGAGGTAGTGGTGGTTCTTATTTGTTAAAAGCTGCTTTTCGTGGTGCAGATGTAATGGTAACTGGTGATGTTGGTTATCATGAAGCGCAAGATGCGTTCGTGGAAGGATTATCAATTATTGATGCTGGTCATAACATTGAAAAAATCATGAAGCCAAGATTGGCTAGTTTTTTACAAGAGAAGCTGCAAGAGAATAAATATACAACCGAAGTAATTGCCTCAGAGATTCATACAGATCCGTTTCAATACCTCTAA
- a CDS encoding S-layer homology domain-containing protein, with translation MATGVLLEPVQAEELGDNLSAQLPFIDISNHPAKEAIVKAYEEGLFSDSSKAIKQFFPEKAMTRAEFFILTSRFLQNNQNRLFPLTLLEDSDEFGRGQGMDEPYLPYKDVHYMTWMYPGILRVFVYHDRVAGARTLHKAFPGDEFNPNQPITNEEAAKVLSIVTFSAKKPGWEMELVKKGSKPLTRADAAVLIEQVSTSLQLQMLLPLADETRSLYPFVPVHEDMYPLFATYDSPTETEKRFIDIVDAIKDYLEEKETFKELDELPADFANQVGVHYYKSWDYYKEPADNAKEAFLALDAYLETVEHDPKILGLLTANIYDVGLQMLRTNQIKELEDLYQKLLGYESKLVKDSEEWKVFGLYLASIEIHLDKYDLAIKRYQERPDLVLAVQNGLYYLIKENRLFDAESLLKRAIEVDQKHEFEALYEQAGHELDLLSSTRQNHYATLLSKAYKQMDEAEGIIVKTEMNYGGTVLKVTEEMDGQRGVTHTKGIFQKEDQAVLNKMEAYSDHRNQTKYEWDNEKEVWTKKLTGKPTGKSEYLHEYVSDLSVLNRLNKLHARYLKQSFGTYEVITEFYEPNELQNYAKTLDLQEKKLLYAPTFVVKYYLDSATNQLLRKSWKITEIYDNGEYIKLDGDESYELPKNLRLDIPKEVTEGAVVIHET, from the coding sequence ATGGCTACCGGTGTTTTGTTAGAACCCGTGCAGGCTGAGGAATTAGGGGATAATCTTTCGGCTCAATTGCCTTTTATTGATATATCCAATCATCCTGCCAAAGAGGCTATCGTGAAAGCCTATGAGGAAGGTTTATTTAGTGATTCATCTAAAGCAATCAAGCAGTTTTTCCCCGAGAAGGCTATGACACGGGCGGAGTTCTTTATATTGACCAGTCGTTTTTTACAAAACAACCAAAATAGATTGTTTCCACTGACTCTGTTGGAGGATAGCGACGAATTTGGTCGAGGACAAGGAATGGACGAGCCGTATTTACCCTATAAAGATGTGCATTACATGACATGGATGTATCCAGGTATTTTACGTGTGTTTGTTTATCATGATAGGGTTGCTGGTGCAAGGACTCTACATAAGGCTTTTCCTGGAGATGAATTTAATCCTAATCAGCCTATTACAAATGAAGAAGCTGCTAAAGTGTTGTCGATAGTAACCTTCTCCGCGAAGAAACCCGGATGGGAAATGGAATTGGTAAAGAAAGGATCGAAACCTTTAACACGTGCAGATGCAGCAGTTTTGATCGAACAGGTGAGCACATCTTTACAATTACAGATGTTACTGCCGTTAGCTGACGAGACACGCTCTCTCTATCCATTTGTACCTGTTCATGAGGACATGTATCCGTTATTTGCTACCTATGATTCTCCAACGGAAACGGAGAAAAGGTTCATAGACATAGTTGATGCGATTAAAGATTACTTAGAAGAGAAAGAAACTTTTAAGGAGCTTGATGAACTACCAGCTGATTTTGCCAACCAGGTGGGGGTGCATTATTACAAAAGCTGGGATTACTACAAGGAACCCGCAGATAATGCAAAAGAAGCATTTCTTGCACTAGATGCTTATTTAGAAACAGTGGAGCATGATCCAAAGATTCTGGGTCTACTTACCGCTAATATTTATGATGTCGGATTACAAATGCTACGGACAAATCAGATCAAGGAGCTTGAAGATTTGTATCAAAAGCTACTTGGCTACGAATCAAAACTGGTCAAAGATTCAGAGGAATGGAAAGTGTTTGGCCTATATTTGGCATCCATTGAAATTCATTTAGATAAATATGACCTGGCGATTAAACGCTATCAAGAGAGACCGGATCTAGTTCTTGCTGTACAAAACGGCTTGTATTATTTAATCAAAGAGAATCGACTCTTTGATGCAGAAAGCTTGTTAAAACGGGCCATAGAAGTAGATCAGAAGCATGAATTTGAAGCCTTGTATGAACAAGCTGGTCATGAGTTAGATCTCTTATCTTCGACTAGGCAAAATCATTATGCAACCCTTCTAAGTAAAGCCTACAAACAGATGGATGAAGCTGAAGGGATCATCGTAAAGACGGAGATGAACTACGGTGGTACGGTGTTAAAGGTAACCGAAGAGATGGATGGGCAGAGAGGGGTTACTCATACGAAGGGAATTTTCCAAAAGGAAGATCAAGCTGTGTTAAATAAAATGGAAGCATATTCAGATCACCGCAATCAAACCAAGTATGAATGGGACAATGAAAAGGAAGTCTGGACTAAAAAATTGACGGGTAAGCCAACTGGAAAAAGTGAATATTTGCATGAGTATGTGAGCGATCTATCTGTTTTAAACCGCTTGAATAAGCTTCATGCTCGATATTTGAAGCAAAGCTTTGGAACATATGAAGTCATTACGGAATTTTATGAACCAAACGAACTTCAAAATTATGCAAAAACACTGGATTTACAAGAGAAAAAGCTCTTATATGCTCCTACTTTTGTTGTAAAGTATTATCTAGATTCCGCTACCAATCAATTATTACGCAAATCTTGGAAAATAACGGAGATTTATGATAATGGGGAGTACATCAAGTTGGATGGCGATGAATCCTATGAGCTTCCCAAGAATTTGCGTCTGGACATCCCGAAAGAGGTAACGGAAGGAGCGGTTGTTATTCATGAAACTTAG